A window of Microbacterium luteolum contains these coding sequences:
- a CDS encoding 3-keto-5-aminohexanoate cleavage protein — MPLETHADGQPDRRMLLQVCVNGARDVAQHPWLSTDATVVAGDAAQAVAAGAGAIHVHAKDERGRDSLEGDDVAQWLRAVRAACPGIAVGVTTGAWAEPDVERRLAAIAGWTELPDFASVNWHEAGADEVAALLLRRGVGIEAGIWDSSGLEAWRRSPVRGDCLRVLIELPDEAADVVRGHAEGLIAHVAAEEPGIPILLHGEEGSAWAAFDLAVELGLDSRIGLEDVLTLPDGMPASTNAAMVRAAVGRMPVRPTE, encoded by the coding sequence GTGCCTCTCGAGACCCATGCCGACGGTCAGCCGGACCGTCGCATGCTCCTGCAGGTATGCGTCAACGGCGCGCGAGATGTGGCGCAGCATCCGTGGTTGAGCACCGATGCGACGGTCGTGGCGGGCGACGCGGCGCAGGCGGTGGCTGCGGGAGCCGGTGCGATCCACGTGCATGCGAAGGACGAACGCGGTCGCGACAGCCTGGAGGGTGACGATGTCGCGCAGTGGCTCCGCGCGGTGCGAGCGGCCTGCCCCGGCATCGCCGTCGGCGTGACGACCGGCGCCTGGGCCGAACCCGACGTCGAGCGGCGCCTTGCCGCGATCGCCGGATGGACGGAGCTCCCGGACTTCGCCTCGGTGAACTGGCACGAGGCCGGTGCCGACGAGGTGGCTGCGCTGCTGCTCCGCCGCGGCGTCGGCATCGAGGCGGGGATCTGGGACTCCTCGGGCCTGGAGGCGTGGCGGCGGTCGCCCGTTCGCGGTGACTGCCTCCGTGTGTTGATCGAGCTTCCTGACGAGGCGGCCGACGTCGTGCGCGGTCATGCCGAGGGACTGATCGCACATGTCGCGGCCGAGGAGCCGGGCATCCCGATCCTCCTTCACGGCGAAGAGGGTTCCGCGTGGGCGGCTTTCGACCTCGCCGTCGAGCTGGGCCTGGATTCGCGGATCGGTCTCGAAGACGTGCTGACTCTGCCCGACGGGATGCCGGCCTCGACGAACGCCGCCATGGTGCGGGCCGCGGTCGGACGGATGCCGGTGCGTCCGACCGAATAG
- a CDS encoding ArsR/SmtB family transcription factor: MANHSQPLDEVFLALADPTRREVVRRLGRGPVSVGDLARPFPITLPSFMKHVRALEASGLIRTAKSGRVRTCTLNRERLAVVDDWLAEQRSLWEGRTDRLENFLANPQETS; encoded by the coding sequence ATGGCTAACCATTCGCAGCCGCTGGACGAGGTCTTCCTCGCCCTCGCGGATCCGACCCGACGCGAAGTCGTCCGCCGTCTCGGGCGCGGCCCCGTGAGCGTCGGCGACCTGGCGCGTCCGTTCCCGATCACCCTCCCGTCCTTCATGAAGCACGTGCGGGCGCTCGAGGCGAGCGGGCTCATCCGCACGGCGAAGTCGGGCAGGGTGCGCACCTGCACGCTCAACCGCGAGCGGCTGGCGGTCGTCGATGACTGGCTGGCCGAGCAGCGGAGCCTCTGGGAGGGGCGCACCGACCGCCTCGAGAACTTCCTCGCCAATCCTCAGGAGACATCATGA
- a CDS encoding VOC family protein has product MLAIVSIVIRVNDLPSQLEFWKAALDYIERDAPEDDWAVLKPRYADAPCIALDAHHSVRVLPPRIHLDVYAEDQDAEVRRLVELGAREVPWDGRPDDADYIILEDPEGNRFCIVDRPHWPGWQRIPAR; this is encoded by the coding sequence ATGCTCGCCATCGTCTCGATCGTCATCCGCGTGAATGACCTGCCTTCTCAGCTCGAGTTCTGGAAGGCCGCTCTCGACTACATCGAGCGCGATGCGCCTGAGGACGATTGGGCCGTGCTCAAGCCGCGCTACGCGGATGCTCCGTGCATCGCGCTCGACGCTCATCACTCCGTACGCGTGCTGCCCCCGCGCATCCATCTCGACGTCTACGCCGAGGATCAGGACGCTGAGGTACGGCGACTCGTCGAGCTCGGCGCGCGCGAGGTGCCCTGGGACGGACGACCGGACGACGCCGACTACATCATCCTGGAAGACCCCGAAGGCAACCGCTTCTGCATCGTCGACCGCCCGCACTGGCCGGGCTGGCAGCGCATCCCCGCGCGCTGA
- a CDS encoding hemerythrin domain-containing protein, whose product MELRSVHERLRKALSVTQEALASGEPPGGSATRDLLLFCHGFCAALTGHHEGEDRELFPAIAAAHPELRDTLRKLEQDHSMIGHLIGGLQAAVDSAASPDELSRHLEGIAAIMESHFRFEERQLLSVLETLELDADPGRVLGPL is encoded by the coding sequence ATGGAACTGCGCAGCGTCCACGAGCGGTTGCGCAAAGCACTGTCGGTCACGCAGGAGGCTCTCGCTTCCGGCGAACCACCTGGCGGATCGGCAACTCGCGATCTGCTGCTGTTCTGCCATGGCTTCTGCGCGGCGTTGACGGGGCATCACGAGGGTGAGGATCGGGAGCTCTTCCCGGCGATCGCCGCGGCGCACCCGGAACTGCGCGACACGCTGCGCAAGCTCGAGCAGGATCACTCGATGATCGGGCACCTGATCGGCGGACTGCAGGCCGCGGTGGACTCGGCCGCATCACCCGACGAGCTGTCGAGGCATCTCGAGGGCATCGCGGCGATCATGGAGAGTCACTTCCGTTTCGAGGAGCGGCAGCTGCTGTCGGTGCTCGAGACGCTGGAGCTGGATGCTGATCCGGGGAGGGTGCTCGGGCCGCTGTGA
- a CDS encoding SRPBCC domain-containing protein gives MTDMTIDPDHDLSLQRVIRASPSDVWRAWTEPARLEKWWIPAPMVTRVDRLDVTPGGGFVTRMSENGGEFVPHTDSVFLVVEDGRRLVFTNAVTSAWRPADPEPVAMTAEIILGDHPEGTDYRVVVRHGTPAARAHHQELGFFDGWGSVTAALAELVEKEASA, from the coding sequence ATGACCGACATGACCATCGACCCCGACCACGACCTCAGCCTGCAGCGTGTGATCCGCGCATCGCCGTCAGACGTCTGGCGCGCATGGACGGAGCCCGCGCGGCTCGAGAAGTGGTGGATCCCGGCCCCCATGGTCACCCGGGTCGACCGACTCGACGTCACTCCGGGCGGCGGCTTCGTCACGCGCATGAGCGAGAACGGGGGCGAGTTCGTGCCGCACACCGATTCGGTGTTCCTGGTCGTGGAGGACGGGCGGCGGCTCGTGTTCACCAATGCGGTGACGAGCGCGTGGCGTCCGGCCGATCCGGAGCCGGTGGCGATGACCGCGGAGATCATCCTCGGCGACCACCCCGAGGGCACGGACTACCGCGTGGTCGTGCGCCACGGAACCCCCGCGGCGCGCGCGCACCACCAGGAGCTGGGCTTCTTCGATGGCTGGGGTTCGGTCACCGCGGCGCTCGCGGAACTGGTCGAGAAGGAGGCTTCGGCATGA